From a single Pseudobutyrivibrio xylanivorans genomic region:
- a CDS encoding Lar family restriction alleviation protein — protein sequence MDITEKIEIHDCPICAGAGLLEEEDHGYYVACLDCGSYTGTVSFKDEDGRVAAAEKAAMLWNTGKVINSAPGE from the coding sequence ATGGATATTACAGAAAAAATAGAGATTCATGACTGCCCAATCTGTGCAGGAGCAGGATTGCTTGAGGAAGAAGACCACGGATATTATGTGGCATGTCTTGATTGTGGAAGCTATACAGGAACTGTAAGCTTCAAAGATGAAGATGGCAGAGTTGCTGCTGCTGAGAAGGCAGCAATGCTTTGGAACACTGGAAAAGTAATAAATTCAGCTCCAGGTGAATAA